In Bradyrhizobium sp. CCBAU 051011, the following are encoded in one genomic region:
- a CDS encoding ATP-binding cassette domain-containing protein, translated as MHVVRPNEIAQAAPDAPASLFELDQVGFAVAGRALLEPLTLTLPTRSVVGLIGHNGSGKSTLLKLLARQQPSSFGTIRFEGRGLREWSDRDYARKVAYLPQQTPPAAGMLVRELVALGRYPWHGALGRFGDTDREKVAEAMALTHIEPFADRLVDTLSGGERQRVWIAMLVAQDAECLLLDEPTSALDIAHQIEVLSLVKQLARERDLGVVVVLHDVNMAARFCDEIIALHSGKLIARGTPDKIMTPAELETIYGIAMGVMPSPDHGHLISFAR; from the coding sequence ATGCACGTAGTTCGACCAAACGAAATCGCGCAAGCCGCGCCTGATGCGCCCGCGTCCTTGTTCGAACTCGATCAGGTTGGCTTCGCGGTCGCCGGACGCGCATTGCTCGAACCGCTCACGCTTACCCTTCCCACGCGCAGCGTCGTGGGATTGATCGGGCATAATGGCTCCGGCAAATCGACCTTGCTGAAATTGCTGGCGCGGCAGCAACCGAGTTCCTTCGGCACGATCCGCTTCGAAGGACGCGGCTTGCGCGAATGGAGCGATCGGGACTACGCCCGCAAGGTCGCCTATCTGCCACAGCAGACGCCGCCCGCCGCCGGCATGCTGGTCAGGGAACTGGTTGCGCTCGGCCGCTATCCCTGGCATGGCGCGCTCGGCCGGTTTGGCGACACCGACCGCGAAAAAGTCGCGGAAGCCATGGCGCTGACCCACATCGAGCCGTTTGCGGACCGGCTGGTCGATACGCTGTCAGGCGGCGAGCGCCAACGAGTCTGGATCGCCATGCTGGTTGCACAGGATGCCGAGTGCCTGCTGCTCGATGAGCCGACCTCCGCACTCGACATCGCCCATCAGATCGAGGTTCTGTCGCTCGTGAAGCAGCTCGCCCGCGAGCGCGATCTCGGCGTGGTCGTCGTGCTCCATGACGTCAACATGGCCGCGCGTTTCTGCGACGAGATCATCGCGTTGCATTCGGGCAAGCTGATTGCCCGCGGCACCCCGGACAAGATCATGACCCCGGCCGAGCTCGAAACCATCTACGGCATTGCGATGGGGGTGATGCCGTCGCCGGATCACGGCCATCTCATCAGCTTCGCGCGGTGA
- a CDS encoding siderophore-interacting protein — MDSLISETRIALADAAGLAARMIDHLAEHDIAFEDQGGLMVAKLPFGTSSLAVEAETLKIRVEANDKGNLEMLRSVVASHVIEFAGDEAPTIVWSGHESDGGTLANFREVRLKAVTDLTPRMRRLTFTGDDIARFVNDDDLHVRLYFPPEGLAKPEWPWPAPDGRILWPEPDRRPVTRYYTIRRIDLQAGEIDIDFVVHDHAGPGSEFAVNAQAGAICGMAGPLGRSIRPARWVLMAGDETALPAIARILEMLPATATGEVFIEVADRLEEVPLVAPNGVSVRWLHRGDHSAGTTQLLVDAVKAVRWPDHRDIFAWVACEAQALKVLRNHLREDRKLARNQHLAVAYWSLRQP, encoded by the coding sequence TTGGATTCGCTGATCTCGGAGACCCGCATCGCGCTTGCCGATGCCGCCGGCCTCGCTGCCCGGATGATCGATCATCTGGCCGAGCATGACATCGCCTTCGAGGACCAGGGCGGCCTGATGGTGGCGAAGCTGCCGTTTGGAACCAGTTCGCTCGCCGTCGAGGCCGAAACGCTCAAGATCCGCGTCGAGGCCAACGACAAGGGCAATCTCGAAATGCTGCGCTCGGTCGTCGCCTCCCATGTGATCGAATTCGCCGGCGACGAAGCTCCGACCATCGTCTGGTCCGGCCATGAGTCCGATGGCGGCACGCTGGCGAACTTCCGCGAGGTCCGCCTGAAGGCCGTAACCGATCTGACACCGCGGATGCGCCGGCTGACTTTCACCGGAGACGACATCGCGCGCTTCGTGAACGACGATGACCTGCATGTCCGGCTGTATTTCCCGCCCGAAGGCCTCGCCAAGCCCGAATGGCCGTGGCCTGCCCCGGACGGACGTATCCTGTGGCCGGAACCCGACCGCAGACCCGTCACGCGCTACTACACAATCCGCCGCATCGATCTGCAGGCCGGCGAGATCGATATCGATTTCGTGGTCCATGATCATGCCGGACCGGGTTCGGAATTCGCAGTCAACGCGCAAGCCGGCGCCATTTGCGGCATGGCCGGCCCGCTCGGGCGAAGCATTCGCCCGGCGCGCTGGGTGCTGATGGCAGGCGATGAGACCGCCCTGCCCGCCATTGCGCGAATTCTCGAGATGCTGCCGGCAACGGCAACGGGCGAAGTCTTCATCGAAGTTGCCGACCGACTTGAAGAGGTTCCGCTGGTCGCACCAAACGGCGTATCGGTCCGCTGGCTGCATCGCGGCGACCATTCGGCCGGGACGACGCAGCTACTGGTCGATGCCGTCAAGGCCGTGCGATGGCCCGACCATCGCGACATCTTTGCGTGGGTGGCGTGCGAAGCGCAGGCCCTGAAGGTGTTGCGAAATCATCTGCGCGAGGATCGAAAGCTCGCCCGCAATCAGCACCTGGCGGTCGCGTATTGGAGCCTGCGCCAGCCATGA
- a CDS encoding cyclic peptide export ABC transporter: MNPRSGLTAQILHLLRPYWPIVLGGIVLGAVGGASVAGLLAVVNRGLYATQGDVATLFLAFAGLCLLILIGSIGADISANYVGQRIIAELRKSLAARILAAPIDQLEIYRTHRLIPVLTQDVDTISDFAFFFSSFFVSLIITLGCMVYLAVLSWPLFLITGLVIALGSLAHAFARTRGVRGFNAARDSEDELQKHYRAIAEGAKELRLNRARRQRVYVEQLQRTVDRISAVQVKSINLFVTARALGTMLFFVVIGVALTLRPSFWPDSPAAVSSGFVLVLLYMRGPIDQVIGILPSLGRAQVAMRRIADLSEQFSTPEQDLLAVPSTAPDGSGRIESIELRNVSYSFRAVPGSEPFVLGPIDLHVRRGEIVFIVGENGSGKTTLIKLLLGLYAPQSGTVLRDGRAVETQTRDDYRQLFTTIFSDYYLFEDLLQAGGMVPEVAERYLKRLEVAHKVSVENGVFTTTDLSTGQRKRLALMNAWLEERPVLVFDEWAADQDPAFRHIFYTELLPDLKRMGKTIIVISHDDRYFGVADHLVRLRHGKLLAGEAIAHDVIKSSSVPTSTSL, from the coding sequence ATGAACCCACGAAGCGGCCTGACGGCGCAGATCCTGCATCTCCTGCGGCCATACTGGCCGATCGTGCTCGGCGGCATCGTCCTCGGCGCCGTCGGCGGCGCCAGCGTTGCGGGATTGCTCGCGGTGGTCAACCGCGGCCTCTACGCGACGCAAGGCGACGTCGCAACGCTGTTTCTCGCGTTTGCGGGCCTGTGCCTGTTGATCCTGATCGGCTCCATCGGCGCCGATATCAGCGCCAACTATGTCGGCCAGCGGATCATTGCCGAACTTCGCAAGTCGCTCGCCGCCAGGATTCTGGCCGCCCCGATCGATCAGCTCGAAATTTATCGGACGCATCGCCTGATCCCGGTTCTCACCCAGGATGTCGATACGATCAGCGATTTCGCGTTCTTCTTTTCCTCCTTCTTCGTCTCCCTCATCATCACGCTCGGTTGCATGGTTTACCTGGCGGTGCTGTCGTGGCCGCTATTTCTCATTACGGGGCTGGTCATTGCGCTCGGTTCGCTTGCGCATGCATTTGCGCGAACGCGGGGCGTTCGAGGGTTCAACGCTGCCCGGGATTCGGAAGACGAGCTGCAGAAGCATTATCGTGCGATCGCCGAGGGCGCGAAGGAGCTGCGGCTGAACCGCGCGCGCCGCCAGCGCGTCTATGTCGAGCAGCTCCAACGTACGGTCGACCGGATCAGCGCGGTGCAGGTCAAGTCGATCAATCTCTTCGTGACGGCGCGGGCGCTCGGCACGATGCTGTTCTTCGTCGTGATCGGCGTCGCGCTCACCTTGCGACCGTCCTTCTGGCCCGACAGCCCTGCCGCGGTTTCGAGCGGGTTCGTTCTGGTGCTGCTCTATATGCGGGGACCTATCGATCAGGTCATCGGCATCCTGCCATCCCTGGGCCGTGCGCAGGTGGCGATGCGGCGCATTGCCGATCTTTCGGAGCAGTTCTCGACGCCCGAACAGGACTTGCTGGCCGTGCCATCCACCGCGCCGGATGGATCAGGCAGGATCGAATCGATCGAGCTCCGCAATGTGTCGTACAGCTTCCGTGCTGTGCCGGGCAGCGAGCCCTTCGTTCTCGGGCCGATCGACCTGCATGTCCGCCGGGGAGAAATCGTCTTCATTGTCGGCGAGAACGGCAGCGGAAAGACCACGCTGATCAAGCTGCTGCTCGGCCTTTACGCACCGCAGAGCGGCACAGTGCTGCGCGATGGCCGGGCGGTCGAAACACAAACGCGCGATGACTACCGGCAGCTCTTCACCACCATTTTCTCAGACTATTACCTGTTTGAGGATCTTCTGCAGGCTGGTGGAATGGTGCCTGAGGTCGCCGAACGCTACTTGAAGCGATTGGAGGTCGCGCACAAGGTATCGGTCGAGAACGGCGTGTTTACGACGACGGACCTCTCGACCGGCCAGCGCAAGCGGCTGGCGCTGATGAATGCGTGGCTCGAGGAGCGGCCGGTCCTCGTTTTCGACGAGTGGGCCGCGGATCAGGATCCCGCCTTCCGTCACATCTTCTACACGGAATTGCTGCCCGACCTGAAGCGCATGGGCAAGACGATCATCGTGATCTCGCACGACGATCGCTATTTCGGCGTAGCGGATCATCTCGTGCGACTTCGCCACGGCAAGCTTTTGGCCGGGGAAGCGATAGCGCATGACGTCATCAAGTCGTCATCGGTTCCAACCAGCACGTCTCTTTAG
- a CDS encoding GNAT family N-acetyltransferase, translated as MTVVQDGGRDLRVAMGATTVMRLRLEEPLDRLKLSDTPDDPHLAISAVAAAAEAMFGWRPTLDRLVLDLAGRESLARELMNHGLVVIAGTELVLLPELLMQRPDNWLVNAEQPPMPQLHVMTDGKRHPRRPAKPVGKVYARFIPWLAEVISFRVADLDKDLHLLHRWMNDPRVDAFWNEAGDLEKHRRYLSGILADPHMLPLIGCFDDEPFGYFELYWARENRIAPFYDADDYDRGWHVVVGEDAYRGRRYISAWLPSLMHYMFLDDCRTQRIVGEPAAAHSQQLRNLEVSGFAKIKNFDFPHKRATLVMLLRERFFGDRLWLPAATAPAAKS; from the coding sequence ATGACGGTCGTTCAGGACGGCGGCAGAGACCTTCGGGTTGCCATGGGCGCCACGACGGTGATGCGGCTGCGGCTCGAGGAGCCGCTGGATCGCTTGAAACTATCGGATACTCCCGACGATCCGCACCTCGCGATATCTGCGGTTGCGGCGGCAGCAGAAGCCATGTTCGGATGGCGGCCGACCCTTGACCGGCTTGTGCTGGATCTGGCCGGTAGAGAATCTCTTGCGCGCGAACTGATGAACCATGGCCTCGTTGTCATAGCGGGAACGGAGCTCGTTCTGCTTCCAGAATTGTTGATGCAGCGGCCGGATAATTGGCTGGTCAATGCCGAACAGCCGCCAATGCCGCAACTTCATGTGATGACGGACGGCAAGCGTCATCCGCGGCGCCCGGCCAAGCCCGTGGGCAAGGTATATGCCCGGTTCATACCCTGGCTCGCCGAGGTGATCTCCTTTCGCGTCGCTGACCTGGACAAGGACCTGCATCTGCTGCACCGGTGGATGAACGATCCCCGTGTCGACGCATTCTGGAACGAGGCGGGCGATCTCGAAAAGCATCGGCGCTATCTCTCCGGCATTCTGGCAGACCCACATATGCTGCCGCTCATCGGCTGTTTCGATGACGAGCCGTTCGGCTATTTCGAGCTCTATTGGGCCAGGGAAAATCGCATCGCGCCGTTCTACGATGCCGACGACTACGATCGTGGCTGGCACGTCGTCGTGGGCGAGGACGCCTATCGTGGGCGCCGCTACATCAGCGCCTGGTTACCGTCGCTGATGCACTACATGTTCCTGGACGATTGCCGAACACAGCGAATCGTCGGCGAGCCGGCGGCGGCGCATTCGCAGCAGCTTCGCAATCTGGAAGTTTCGGGCTTCGCGAAAATCAAGAATTTCGATTTTCCGCACAAGCGGGCCACCCTCGTCATGCTGCTGCGCGAGCGCTTCTTCGGCGACCGGCTGTGGTTGCCCGCAGCCACAGCTCCGGCGGCCAAGTCTTAA
- a CDS encoding lysine N(6)-hydroxylase/L-ornithine N(5)-oxygenase family protein, with product MSHQLAIEHDVVGVGFGPSNLALAIALDECARRSRLKCAPLFVEKQPHFTWHGGMLLPGSDMQISFLKDLVSLRDPTSPFTFVNYLHKRGRLLDFINCRTFYPSRLEFNDYLRWVADQFKSRAAYGETIVAVEPVTAGQTVTSLRVHSRTLAGGETVRLARNLVIAAGGQPYVPQVFAKAAGDPRLFHTSRYLDAVERAGLDGRTARVAAIGGGQSATEVTVDLHGRFPQARIDLIFRGHALKPSDSSPFVNEIFNPDYTDFIHAQSAERRDAIVRNFRNTNYAVVDSDLLDQLYRLLYQQRVGGETRVALHPRSEITDVHATPEGIEISLVDKFGSENRRSTYDAVVLATGYDRETPHAFLAPIQRYIRDSVPDRSYRLVTSPAFRPQIHLQGYSEASHGLSDTLLSVIAVRSQEIAESLLATISRRELIA from the coding sequence ATGTCTCACCAGCTTGCGATCGAGCACGACGTCGTCGGCGTCGGATTCGGGCCTTCCAATCTTGCGCTTGCCATCGCGCTGGACGAATGCGCCAGAAGGTCACGTCTGAAATGCGCGCCGCTGTTCGTGGAAAAGCAGCCGCATTTCACCTGGCACGGCGGCATGCTGCTGCCGGGCAGCGACATGCAGATCTCATTTCTCAAGGATCTGGTTTCGCTGCGCGATCCGACCAGTCCATTCACCTTTGTGAACTATCTGCACAAGCGTGGCCGTTTGCTGGATTTCATCAATTGCCGGACGTTCTATCCGAGCAGACTGGAGTTCAACGACTATCTCCGGTGGGTCGCCGACCAGTTCAAGTCTCGGGCTGCCTACGGCGAAACCATTGTTGCCGTCGAGCCGGTGACGGCCGGGCAAACCGTGACGTCCTTGCGGGTTCATTCGCGGACGCTTGCCGGCGGAGAAACTGTGCGGCTTGCAAGGAATCTGGTGATCGCTGCGGGAGGGCAGCCGTATGTCCCGCAGGTGTTTGCGAAGGCGGCCGGCGATCCCAGATTGTTCCACACCAGCCGCTACCTGGATGCGGTCGAGCGCGCCGGCCTGGACGGCAGGACAGCGCGCGTGGCCGCGATCGGCGGAGGACAGAGTGCAACCGAAGTGACGGTCGACCTTCACGGCCGTTTCCCGCAGGCACGCATCGATTTGATCTTTCGCGGCCATGCCTTGAAGCCGTCCGACAGCAGCCCGTTCGTCAACGAGATTTTCAATCCTGATTACACCGACTTCATCCATGCGCAGTCTGCCGAGCGGCGGGACGCTATCGTTCGCAATTTCCGGAATACGAATTATGCGGTGGTCGATTCCGATCTGCTCGATCAACTATATCGACTGCTCTACCAGCAACGTGTTGGCGGCGAGACAAGAGTAGCATTGCATCCGCGTAGCGAAATTACGGATGTGCATGCTACGCCTGAGGGGATCGAGATAAGCCTGGTCGACAAGTTCGGGAGCGAAAATCGCCGCTCGACCTATGATGCCGTCGTTCTCGCCACCGGATACGACAGAGAAACGCCGCACGCGTTTCTCGCGCCAATTCAACGCTACATTCGCGACAGCGTGCCGGATCGCAGCTACAGGCTTGTCACCAGTCCGGCGTTTCGGCCGCAAATCCATCTCCAGGGATATTCGGAAGCTTCGCATGGCCTCAGCGATACGCTGCTCTCAGTTATTGCCGTGCGTTCGCAGGAAATCGCCGAATCGCTGCTTGCGACGATTTCGCGCCGGGAACTCATCGCCTAA
- a CDS encoding 4'-phosphopantetheinyl transferase superfamily protein gives MRINTPADCIWLCRGGEPTDMTNFQKAAHGPFAAPLSIDQANAFLVWSLAVKCTAEREQLRLRCLYDAGFARPIGRLKSEEIVLWLAKVAPPGDVVAGEPDTLRVGQAMQVLDADETDRLARFLHIEDRMGYLAAHAGARLLLGAIAGRAADGLRFEQSALGKPVLVDAPADLDFSLSHARGAVAAAVAHMPIGVDIEPLRQIADMDAMSEIVLAAEELRELAKAPATQRSRLFLRYWTLKEAILKAAGVGFTIPPDTLIVDAGSSPAVLSVPAALGSAAQWRVIASAP, from the coding sequence GTGCGCATCAATACACCCGCGGATTGCATATGGTTGTGCAGAGGCGGCGAGCCAACTGACATGACGAATTTTCAAAAGGCAGCACACGGGCCATTTGCTGCACCGCTTTCGATCGATCAGGCAAACGCCTTCCTCGTGTGGTCGCTCGCTGTCAAATGCACGGCAGAGCGGGAACAATTACGCTTGCGATGCCTGTACGATGCAGGTTTCGCGCGCCCGATCGGACGGCTGAAGTCGGAAGAGATCGTTCTCTGGCTGGCGAAGGTAGCTCCGCCCGGCGACGTGGTCGCCGGCGAACCCGATACGCTCAGGGTCGGGCAAGCCATGCAAGTGCTCGATGCCGACGAGACCGATCGTCTGGCACGCTTCCTCCATATCGAGGATCGCATGGGCTATCTCGCCGCGCATGCGGGTGCGCGCCTGTTGCTCGGAGCCATCGCGGGACGGGCAGCCGACGGGTTGCGCTTCGAACAATCCGCGCTGGGCAAACCCGTGCTCGTTGATGCCCCCGCAGACCTCGACTTCAGCCTGAGCCACGCGAGAGGCGCTGTCGCCGCTGCAGTGGCACACATGCCGATCGGCGTGGATATCGAGCCCCTGCGGCAAATTGCAGATATGGACGCGATGAGCGAAATCGTCCTGGCGGCAGAAGAGCTTCGGGAGCTGGCGAAAGCCCCCGCAACTCAGCGCTCTCGCCTCTTCCTTCGCTACTGGACGCTCAAGGAGGCAATCCTCAAGGCCGCCGGCGTCGGTTTCACGATTCCACCTGACACATTGATCGTTGATGCGGGTTCGTCTCCTGCAGTGCTCTCCGTGCCGGCTGCACTTGGATCCGCAGCGCAATGGCGCGTGATCGCCTCAGCCCCCTGA
- a CDS encoding HNH endonuclease encodes MFAANPSLVLNADFQPLSYFPLSLFNWEDAVKAVVKGSHVVVAEYEQLVRSPSTVMRLPSVIALREYVRPPSRVAFTRFNVFLRDRFRCQYCGDQHLRGELTFDHVISRVNGGQTSWTNIVAACSPCNTRKGRFYLKPLREPFEPTQYDLMAAQRLFPPNFLHETWRDYLYWDVELEK; translated from the coding sequence ATGTTCGCAGCAAATCCCTCCCTTGTCCTCAACGCCGACTTCCAGCCGCTCAGCTATTTCCCGCTGTCGCTGTTCAACTGGGAGGATGCCGTCAAGGCGGTCGTGAAGGGATCGCATGTCGTCGTCGCAGAATACGAACAGCTTGTCCGCAGCCCGTCGACGGTGATGCGGCTGCCGTCGGTCATCGCGCTGCGCGAGTACGTGCGGCCGCCGTCTCGAGTAGCCTTCACCCGGTTCAACGTCTTCCTCCGCGATCGCTTCCGTTGCCAGTATTGCGGCGACCAGCACCTCCGCGGCGAACTGACGTTCGACCACGTTATCTCGCGAGTAAACGGCGGCCAGACGTCGTGGACAAACATCGTGGCGGCTTGCAGTCCCTGCAACACGCGCAAGGGCCGCTTCTACCTGAAGCCGCTGCGGGAGCCGTTCGAGCCGACGCAGTACGACTTGATGGCAGCCCAGCGTCTGTTCCCGCCGAACTTTCTGCACGAGACCTGGCGCGACTATCTGTACTGGGACGTCGAGCTCGAGAAGTAA
- a CDS encoding IS481 family transposase: MDTHKNAPLTPKGREAMVRSVIEGGLTKAAAALRFNVTAKTVAKWVKRSREEGVDGLRDRSSRPHSLPGQTLPATCAAVEALRRQRHTGKQIAAELGISPATVSRVLRRLGLNRLRDLEPAEPVRRYEREHPGELIHIDIKKLGKFNQVGHRITGDRTGQSNLRTRGEGPGWEYVHVCIDDASRIAFSKVMKSERQGCAVAFLKAAIAYYASLDVRVERVMTDNGSCYKSRAFRKACQRLGLKHIRTKPYTPKTNGKAERFIQTSLREWAYARAYNTSGERAAELPRWLHRYNWHRPHGSIGAMPPISRLALTGNNLLRLHT, from the coding sequence ATGGACACCCATAAGAATGCGCCTCTGACGCCGAAAGGTCGAGAGGCCATGGTGCGGAGCGTGATCGAGGGCGGCCTGACGAAGGCCGCAGCCGCGCTCCGGTTCAACGTCACAGCGAAGACGGTCGCCAAATGGGTCAAGCGCTCCCGGGAGGAAGGTGTTGATGGGTTGCGTGATCGCTCCTCACGGCCCCATTCATTGCCAGGCCAAACCCTGCCTGCCACATGCGCTGCGGTCGAGGCGCTGCGCCGACAGCGCCACACGGGCAAGCAGATCGCGGCCGAACTCGGCATCTCTCCGGCGACTGTCAGTCGTGTCCTGCGGCGACTGGGATTGAACCGGTTGCGCGACCTGGAACCGGCCGAACCGGTGCGGCGCTACGAGCGTGAACATCCCGGCGAACTGATCCACATCGACATCAAAAAGCTCGGCAAGTTCAACCAGGTAGGCCATCGCATCACCGGCGATCGAACCGGTCAGAGCAACCTGCGTACCCGCGGCGAAGGGCCTGGCTGGGAATACGTCCACGTCTGTATCGACGATGCTTCCCGGATCGCCTTCAGCAAGGTCATGAAGAGCGAACGGCAGGGTTGCGCCGTGGCCTTCCTCAAAGCTGCGATCGCTTACTACGCCAGCCTGGACGTCAGGGTCGAGCGGGTGATGACCGACAACGGTTCTTGCTATAAATCGCGCGCCTTCCGCAAAGCCTGCCAGCGCCTCGGCCTCAAGCACATTCGCACCAAGCCATACACGCCGAAGACCAACGGTAAGGCCGAACGCTTCATTCAGACCAGCTTGCGCGAGTGGGCTTATGCCCGCGCCTACAACACCTCAGGAGAACGCGCCGCCGAACTGCCAAGATGGCTTCACCGCTACAATTGGCATCGCCCTCATGGCAGTATCGGCGCGATGCCACCCATCAGCAGACTCGCTCTAACCGGGAACAACCTGTTGAGGCTCCACACCTAG
- a CDS encoding tripartite tricarboxylate transporter substrate binding protein: protein MPSRILARLAVVAVTLGLLTGAATAQEKWPSRPVTVIVPFAAGGNTDVMARIFAEQLTRRLGQQFVVENRPGAGGVNGLHATTRAAPDGYTVAVATSGGIAINPILIKDKIPYNVEKDFTYLYGMAAQPNIWLVNPSVPANTMAELIAWLKANPETPYATSGPGTTQHICGAMLEDAAGLKMTAVTYRASNLSIQDLIGGQIRLACDNFAVAYEQVKAGKLRAVSITSPGPYPLAKEIEPTAATLPGFELMPAFGWVGPANIPPDIVKKLIEELVAVGKIPEVRTALEKFGVLQTELPGPAYAEALAKERAGYARVIERAGIKVP, encoded by the coding sequence ATGCCGTCCCGTATTCTCGCAAGGCTCGCCGTGGTGGCCGTGACGCTTGGCTTGCTCACTGGCGCTGCGACGGCGCAAGAAAAGTGGCCATCGAGGCCCGTGACTGTCATCGTGCCGTTCGCCGCGGGCGGCAACACGGACGTCATGGCGCGCATTTTTGCAGAGCAACTGACGAGGCGGCTCGGCCAGCAGTTCGTCGTCGAGAACAGGCCCGGCGCGGGCGGGGTCAACGGCCTGCACGCGACGACGCGCGCGGCGCCGGACGGCTACACCGTTGCGGTAGCCACCTCCGGTGGAATCGCCATCAATCCGATACTGATCAAGGACAAGATCCCCTACAACGTCGAGAAAGACTTCACCTACCTCTATGGCATGGCGGCGCAGCCGAACATCTGGCTCGTCAACCCGTCCGTCCCCGCCAACACCATGGCGGAGCTGATCGCCTGGCTGAAGGCGAACCCGGAGACGCCGTATGCGACATCTGGCCCCGGCACGACGCAGCATATCTGCGGCGCGATGCTGGAGGACGCCGCGGGGCTCAAGATGACGGCCGTCACCTACCGCGCATCAAACCTCAGCATCCAGGATCTGATTGGTGGTCAGATCCGGCTCGCCTGCGACAACTTCGCCGTGGCATACGAGCAGGTGAAAGCCGGCAAACTGCGTGCCGTCTCGATCACGTCGCCTGGGCCCTATCCGCTCGCCAAGGAGATCGAGCCGACCGCCGCGACCCTACCGGGCTTCGAACTGATGCCGGCATTCGGCTGGGTCGGCCCCGCCAACATACCGCCCGACATCGTGAAGAAGCTCATTGAAGAGCTGGTCGCGGTCGGCAAGATCCCCGAGGTCCGCACCGCACTCGAAAAGTTTGGTGTACTTCAGACCGAACTGCCCGGTCCGGCCTACGCCGAAGCGCTCGCTAAGGAGCGTGCAGGGTACGCGCGTGTGATCGAGCGCGCCGGGATCAAGGTGCCCTGA
- a CDS encoding cell wall hydrolase, whose product MPLFVADIVPDIPDRFWKIPYDIAHYRDSATLVGIETGANCQNFAYELLRHFGRQVPYFRSSNLWDDTEHTITVDQYQPLDLLLFSPTHNAWGAHVAVHVGNDRAIHLSRRVGLAAVWPLAQYRVLLGGKRALFTNSDRSF is encoded by the coding sequence ATGCCGCTCTTCGTCGCAGATATCGTCCCCGACATTCCAGATCGATTTTGGAAGATACCCTACGACATTGCCCACTACCGCGACTCGGCGACGCTGGTGGGAATTGAAACCGGCGCCAATTGTCAAAACTTTGCCTACGAATTGCTACGGCACTTTGGCCGGCAGGTACCCTATTTCCGATCAAGCAATTTATGGGACGATACCGAGCACACGATCACCGTTGATCAATATCAGCCGCTTGATCTCCTGCTCTTTAGTCCGACCCACAATGCCTGGGGTGCGCATGTTGCTGTCCACGTTGGCAACGATCGAGCGATCCATCTAAGTCGCCGGGTCGGCCTCGCCGCTGTATGGCCACTCGCTCAGTACCGGGTCCTGCTTGGCGGAAAGCGAGCCTTGTTCACCAACTCGGATCGCTCTTTTTGA
- a CDS encoding DNA-directed RNA polymerase subunit alpha C-terminal domain-containing protein: MSEPNMLDPTPELPDDTPISNVEFPARICNVLAAAGLKTVGEVRETSDEILLSFQDLGKASVAYLRETLGLPSCDGVRL, encoded by the coding sequence GTGAGCGAGCCGAACATGCTCGATCCGACGCCAGAGCTACCTGATGATACGCCGATCAGCAATGTTGAATTTCCGGCGCGAATTTGCAACGTGTTGGCGGCCGCCGGCCTGAAAACGGTCGGGGAAGTGCGCGAGACGTCGGACGAAATCCTGCTGAGCTTCCAGGATCTAGGGAAGGCCTCTGTCGCCTATCTTCGCGAGACGCTGGGTCTACCGTCGTGCGATGGGGTCAGGCTTTAG
- a CDS encoding CsbD family protein, whose protein sequence is METNRIAGSAKDFAGKLEGAVGEIAGDAKTEAADRVREATSTAQNLYGQAKDAAREATDAAVDFAKDAYENSGDTFHDGSQAIARRVRDNPLGSMLIAGGIGFALALLLTRPPRRPPQRAR, encoded by the coding sequence ATGGAGACGAATCGAATTGCCGGCTCGGCGAAGGATTTCGCTGGTAAGCTCGAGGGCGCCGTAGGCGAGATCGCCGGCGACGCAAAGACCGAGGCAGCAGACCGCGTCCGCGAGGCGACAAGTACCGCGCAGAATCTGTACGGCCAGGCCAAGGATGCAGCGCGCGAGGCTACGGATGCCGCCGTCGACTTCGCCAAAGACGCTTATGAGAACAGCGGCGATACTTTCCATGACGGCTCGCAAGCGATTGCGAGGAGGGTGCGGGACAATCCGCTCGGTTCGATGTTGATCGCGGGCGGGATCGGCTTTGCGTTGGCGCTGTTGCTGACGCGCCCGCCGCGCCGTCCGCCGCAGCGCGCGCGATAA